In Gossypium hirsutum isolate 1008001.06 chromosome D06, Gossypium_hirsutum_v2.1, whole genome shotgun sequence, one genomic interval encodes:
- the LOC107937277 gene encoding coatomer subunit zeta-2 yields MSGFCLSGNSCPAVKNILILDSEGKRVAVKYYSDEWPTNSAKLAFEKSLFGRTLKSNARTEAEITIFDSNIVIYKFVQDLHFFITGGDDENELLLATVLQGLFDAIALRLRNTIDKREALENLDVIFLCIDEVVDQGRYLKQMQMLLQERWQSKTWMLQQHYPNRQ; encoded by the exons ATGTCTGGCTTCTGTTTATCTGGG aattcatgccCAGCAGTGAAGAACATTTTAATTCTGGATTCAGAAGGGAAACGTGTAGCAGTAAAGTATTACTCAGATGAATGGCCAACAAATAGTGCTAAGTTAGCCTTTGAAAAATCTCTCTTTGGTAGAACACTCAAATCAAATGCTCGTACTGAAG CTGAGATCACAATCTTTGATAGCAACATTGTAATCTATAAGTTCGTCCAAGACCTACATTTCTTCATAACTGGAGGTGATGATGAAAATGAACTTCTTCTTGCCACTGTGCTTCAGGGACTATTTGATGCCATTGCTCTTCGTTTGAG GAACACAATTGATAAAAGGGAAGCACTTGAGAACTTAGATGTCATCTTCTTATGCATTGATGAAGTTGTGGATCAAGG GAGATACTTGAAACAGATGCAAATGCTATTGCAGGAAAGGTGGCAATCCAAAACATGGATGCTTCAGCAACATTATCCGAACAG ACAATAA